From the genome of Thermoflexus hugenholtzii, one region includes:
- a CDS encoding 2,3-bisphosphoglycerate-independent phosphoglycerate mutase has translation MADLSLIAELATEGTTKIVLLVMDGLGGMPVEPGGPTELEAARTPNMDRLAAEGTLGLHIPVRPGLAPGSGYAHLALFGYDPLRYPVGRGVLEALGIGFPLEPHDIAARGNFVTVDAEGRIVDRRAGRIPTEVNARLVERLRTIRLEGVEVRIEPVKEHRFVLVLRGEGLSPALTETDPGKTGVPPLPVRPLQPEAERTAALVNRWIEQARALLADAHPANMVTLRGFDRPPHLPPFSEVYKLRAAAIAAYPMYRGVARLVGMEVLEVHGESPEALFQEAAAHWEHFDFFFIHIKPTDSRGEDGDFAAKVRVIEAVDAALPILLERGPDVLVITGDHSTPAALRTHTWHPVPVLLWAPRTARPDGAPGFGERACRTGGLGIFMATDLMPLILAHAGRLSRLGA, from the coding sequence ATGGCGGATCTCTCTCTCATCGCGGAGCTGGCGACCGAGGGGACGACGAAGATCGTCCTGCTGGTGATGGATGGGTTGGGCGGGATGCCGGTGGAACCGGGCGGGCCTACGGAGCTGGAGGCCGCCCGCACGCCGAACATGGACCGCCTCGCCGCGGAAGGGACGCTGGGGCTGCACATCCCGGTGCGGCCGGGGCTGGCCCCGGGGAGCGGCTACGCCCATCTCGCCCTCTTCGGCTACGATCCGCTGCGCTACCCCGTGGGCCGGGGCGTGCTGGAGGCCCTCGGGATCGGCTTCCCCCTGGAACCTCACGACATCGCCGCGCGGGGCAACTTCGTCACCGTCGATGCGGAGGGCCGCATCGTCGACCGGCGGGCCGGCCGGATCCCCACCGAGGTGAACGCCCGCCTCGTAGAGCGGCTGCGGACCATCCGGCTGGAGGGCGTGGAGGTGCGCATCGAGCCGGTCAAGGAGCACCGCTTCGTCCTGGTCCTGCGTGGGGAAGGGCTCTCCCCGGCCCTCACGGAGACGGACCCCGGCAAAACCGGTGTGCCGCCCCTTCCGGTCCGCCCCCTCCAGCCCGAGGCGGAGCGCACCGCCGCCCTGGTCAACCGGTGGATCGAGCAGGCGCGGGCGCTGCTGGCCGACGCCCACCCGGCCAACATGGTCACCCTCCGGGGGTTCGACCGTCCCCCGCATCTTCCTCCCTTTTCGGAGGTGTATAAGCTCCGGGCCGCCGCCATCGCCGCCTATCCGATGTATCGCGGGGTCGCCCGTCTGGTGGGGATGGAGGTCCTGGAGGTTCACGGGGAGAGCCCCGAGGCGCTCTTTCAAGAAGCGGCGGCCCACTGGGAGCACTTCGACTTCTTCTTCATCCACATCAAGCCCACGGACAGCCGGGGGGAAGACGGCGATTTCGCCGCCAAGGTCCGGGTCATCGAAGCGGTGGACGCCGCGCTTCCCATCCTGCTGGAGCGCGGCCCGGATGTCCTGGTGATCACAGGGGATCACTCCACCCCGGCGGCCCTGCGCACCCACACCTGGCATCCGGTGCCGGTGCTGCTGTGGGCGCCGCGGACGGCGCGGCCGGATGGAGCCCCCGGCTTCGGAGAGCGCGCGTGCCGGACCGGCGGGCTGGGGATCTTCATGGCCACGGATCTGATGCCGCTGATCCTCGCCCACGCCGGACGCCTGAGCCGCCTGGGCGCGTGA
- a CDS encoding M28 family peptidase, whose translation MLRGSSPRLGLLILLLIGACRPSAPAGGRTFDGREAFRHVQAQLALGPRYPGSPGWEAVQRYIEEHVTREGWAFEVQPFAAAGLPGRNLIARAGRGPVLVIGAHYDTRRRADRDPERPDDPVPGANDGASGVAVLLELARVLDRPRLRQEVWLVFFDAEDQGGLEGRPWILGSTHFAATLAVTPTAMILVDMVGDADPQFYYEQHSDPALREQLWRIAAELGYRSWFIPEPRWALIDDHLPFLQRGIPAVDIIDFDYPAWHTTADTLDRISPATLEAVGRVIERFVEREPDELEAP comes from the coding sequence ATGCTTCGGGGATCATCGCCCCGGCTCGGGCTGCTGATCCTGCTTCTGATCGGGGCCTGCCGTCCTTCCGCCCCGGCCGGGGGGCGGACTTTCGACGGCCGGGAGGCCTTCCGCCACGTGCAGGCCCAGCTGGCCCTGGGTCCCCGCTATCCCGGAAGCCCGGGATGGGAAGCGGTGCAGCGTTACATTGAGGAACACGTAACCCGCGAGGGCTGGGCCTTCGAGGTTCAGCCTTTCGCCGCCGCGGGGCTCCCCGGCCGCAACCTGATCGCCCGGGCCGGTCGAGGGCCGGTCCTCGTGATCGGGGCCCACTACGACACCCGACGCCGGGCGGATCGGGATCCCGAGCGTCCCGATGATCCGGTGCCGGGGGCCAACGATGGGGCCAGCGGGGTGGCCGTGCTCCTGGAGCTGGCCCGGGTCCTGGACCGTCCCCGTCTGCGCCAGGAGGTGTGGCTGGTCTTCTTCGACGCCGAGGATCAGGGAGGCCTGGAGGGCCGGCCCTGGATCCTCGGCTCCACCCACTTCGCCGCCACCCTGGCGGTGACCCCCACGGCGATGATCCTGGTGGACATGGTCGGGGATGCCGATCCCCAGTTCTACTACGAACAGCACTCGGATCCCGCCCTGCGGGAGCAGCTGTGGCGGATCGCGGCCGAGCTGGGCTATAGGTCCTGGTTCATCCCCGAGCCCCGCTGGGCGCTGATCGATGATCATCTCCCCTTCCTGCAGCGAGGCATCCCCGCCGTGGACATCATCGACTTCGACTACCCGGCCTGGCACACCACCGCGGACACCCTGGATCGGATCTCCCCGGCCACCCTGGAAGCGGTCGGCCGCGTGATCGAGCGGTTCGTCGAACGCGAACCGGATGAGCTTGAGGCCCCCTGA
- a CDS encoding LLM class flavin-dependent oxidoreductase, giving the protein MPERVALYLQDAHDLREAMRYVQYAEQRGFEAVWQAESRLVRDAIVPMAAYAAVTERIKVASGVINNWTRNPALIAATFLTLDDLAPNRIILGIGAWWDPLASKVGIKREKPLKAMREVVTVVRDLLAMKRVTFHGEFVHLTDVELDVVYGRREPRNVPIYIGATGMQMMELAGEIADGVLLNYLVSPKYNELALHHLEIGAKRAGRRIEDIDRPQLVVCSVDHDRKKALDSARKLVTQYLGQQPHIMKASGVPQELLDEIGRVLTWPATPEQIERAMELVPDDIVQLITASGSPEEVRRKVDEYRAAGCTCPVLYPLGDVKLMIDIFAQA; this is encoded by the coding sequence ATGCCGGAGCGCGTCGCCCTTTACCTTCAGGACGCCCACGATCTGCGGGAGGCCATGCGCTACGTGCAATACGCCGAACAGCGCGGCTTCGAGGCCGTCTGGCAGGCCGAATCCCGGCTGGTCCGCGACGCCATCGTCCCCATGGCCGCCTACGCCGCCGTCACCGAACGGATCAAAGTGGCCTCCGGCGTGATCAACAACTGGACCCGCAACCCGGCCCTGATCGCCGCCACCTTCCTCACCCTGGATGACCTCGCCCCCAACCGCATCATCCTCGGCATCGGCGCCTGGTGGGATCCCCTGGCCTCCAAGGTCGGCATCAAGCGGGAGAAGCCCCTTAAGGCCATGCGCGAGGTGGTCACCGTGGTGCGCGACCTCCTGGCCATGAAGCGGGTGACCTTCCACGGCGAGTTCGTCCATCTGACCGACGTGGAGCTGGATGTGGTGTATGGACGCCGGGAGCCTCGCAACGTCCCCATCTACATCGGGGCCACCGGCATGCAGATGATGGAGCTGGCCGGTGAGATCGCCGACGGCGTGTTGCTCAACTATCTGGTCTCCCCGAAATACAACGAACTGGCCCTCCATCACCTGGAGATCGGGGCGAAGCGGGCCGGCCGCCGCATCGAGGACATCGACCGCCCGCAGCTGGTGGTGTGCTCCGTCGACCACGACCGCAAGAAAGCGCTGGACAGCGCCCGCAAGCTGGTGACCCAGTATCTGGGCCAGCAGCCTCACATCATGAAGGCCAGCGGGGTGCCCCAGGAGCTGCTGGACGAGATCGGGCGCGTCCTCACATGGCCGGCCACCCCCGAGCAGATCGAGCGGGCCATGGAGCTGGTCCCCGACGATATCGTCCAGCTGATCACCGCCAGCGGGTCGCCTGAGGAGGTCCGCCGCAAGGTGGACGAATATCGCGCCGCCGGGTGCACCTGCCCGGTCCTCTACCCGCTGGGGGATGTGAAGCTGATGATCGACATCTTCGCCCAGGCGTAA
- a CDS encoding PaaI family thioesterase: MRASLQPNSRMCFVCGMQNPVGLKVRFYEEGAEGVRAEVVIPEVYQGYPGVAHGGIVAALLDEAAGRALMIGDPMRFMVTAQLRVRYHRPAPTGQPLVLTARPLRIGSRVARAQASLRRQDGTLCAEAEAILVQVPAEIQATFEAERPFWRVYPEETG, translated from the coding sequence ATGCGCGCATCTCTCCAGCCGAACTCCCGGATGTGTTTCGTCTGCGGGATGCAGAACCCGGTCGGCCTGAAGGTGCGCTTCTACGAGGAAGGGGCCGAGGGGGTGCGGGCGGAGGTGGTGATCCCCGAGGTCTATCAGGGCTATCCGGGTGTGGCCCACGGTGGCATCGTGGCCGCCCTGCTGGACGAGGCGGCCGGTCGGGCGTTGATGATCGGGGATCCCATGCGCTTCATGGTGACCGCCCAGCTCCGGGTGCGCTACCATCGTCCGGCCCCCACGGGGCAGCCTCTGGTCCTCACCGCCCGCCCCCTCCGCATCGGATCCCGCGTCGCCCGGGCGCAGGCGTCGCTGCGTCGGCAAGATGGCACCCTGTGCGCGGAGGCCGAGGCGATCCTGGTTCAGGTTCCGGCGGAAATCCAGGCGACCTTCGAGGCCGAACGGCCCTTCTGGCGCGTGTATCCGGAGGAGACGGGATGA
- a CDS encoding xanthine dehydrogenase family protein subunit M, producing the protein MRTLAKEARTMRLNLREYHRPKTLAEALALLRRPGIRTVPIGGGTQVLAEGSREVEAVVDLQDLGLSFVRQEGMWLRIGATTPLQALVETPETASLGGGILALAARETAPLPLRNQRTVGGAVVGASPEQPLATVLLALDAELVVFTEPEAPRALRLEAFYDYREALRREGMIVAEVRIPLSAAPMGTAFHKVARTPADAPIVGVAVRLFRGVDGACYGVRIAAGGAAPRPVRLIEAEQVLEGRPPDPERFATAAEKARARVNPPGDFRGSPEYRREMVAVLLRRALTEAAAQAGWQELPSS; encoded by the coding sequence ATGAGGACCCTGGCGAAGGAGGCGCGGACGATGCGGCTGAACCTGCGGGAATACCATCGCCCGAAGACCCTGGCGGAGGCCCTGGCGTTGCTGCGACGCCCCGGCATCCGCACGGTGCCCATCGGCGGGGGCACCCAGGTCCTGGCGGAGGGATCCCGGGAGGTGGAGGCCGTGGTGGATCTCCAGGATCTGGGCCTGTCCTTCGTTCGACAGGAAGGGATGTGGCTGCGCATCGGGGCGACCACCCCGCTGCAAGCGCTGGTGGAGACGCCTGAGACGGCATCCCTCGGCGGGGGCATCCTCGCCCTCGCCGCCCGGGAGACCGCGCCCCTCCCGTTACGGAACCAGCGCACCGTCGGCGGGGCGGTGGTCGGCGCCTCCCCGGAGCAACCTCTGGCAACGGTGTTGCTGGCCCTGGACGCCGAGCTGGTGGTGTTCACGGAGCCGGAGGCCCCGCGGGCGCTGCGCCTGGAGGCCTTTTATGACTACCGGGAGGCCCTCCGGCGCGAGGGGATGATCGTCGCGGAGGTCCGGATCCCCCTTTCCGCTGCCCCTATGGGCACTGCTTTCCACAAGGTCGCCCGCACGCCTGCCGATGCCCCCATCGTAGGGGTCGCTGTCCGGTTGTTCCGGGGGGTGGATGGCGCCTGCTATGGGGTGCGGATCGCCGCCGGAGGAGCCGCGCCGCGGCCGGTGCGCCTGATCGAGGCCGAGCAGGTCCTGGAGGGGCGGCCGCCGGATCCGGAGCGCTTCGCCACGGCCGCAGAGAAAGCCCGGGCCCGGGTGAACCCGCCCGGGGACTTCCGGGGCTCTCCCGAATATCGGCGGGAGATGGTGGCGGTGCTGCTCCGCCGCGCCCTGACCGAGGCCGCCGCTCAGGCGGGTTGGCAGGAGCTCCCATCCTCGTGA
- a CDS encoding bifunctional (p)ppGpp synthetase/guanosine-3',5'-bis(diphosphate) 3'-pyrophosphohydrolase: MVGVQNPTTLEFLLEQIRDPLSPSDRALIERAYALAERAHSCQTRASGEPYLYHCLAVAGILAELRMDPPVIAAALLHDVVEDTGVTLEEIRREFGEEVARLVDGVTKLKYIDRLRAQPEDGEARRTTRDEQSAENIRKIFFAMVEDPRVVLIKLADRLHNMRTLGALPPEKQKRIARETLEIYAPLANRLGIWQLKWELEDLAFRYLEPEKYREIARAIDERRAERERHIQQIVERIKARLAEEGIQAEVTGRAKHIYSIYRKMLRKGVSFDQVYDVRAVRIIVNTVPECYQVLGIIHSMWRPIPKEFDDYIANPKDNSYRSLHTAVMLEDGKTLEVQIRTWEMHWEAEYGIAAHWLYKEQVSKRDLAFEKKVAWLRSLLEWRNEVTSAKEFVESLKTDVFEDRIYVFTPKGDVIDLPRGSTPIDFAYHIHTELGHRCRGARVNGRWVPLNYVLQMGDQVEIIPAKQGGPSRDWLDPAKGYVKTSRARQKIRQWFKQQGRAENIVHGREILAQEIRRLGVPFSVDEAARRLYAEFGYKEPEDLLAAIGWGDVSPEQLAPRLIRMEEERRREEQRAAPEPQAPSERYDASRPVLVENNPQGLLMQLARCCNPVPGDEVIGYITRNRGITIHRRSCPNILNVRTPERLIEVQFPAGEKGYPVEVEIIAIDRVGLLHEISGVLKDEQINIARISVDTRNGFAVFQATLEVRSAAQLHRALARIEQIPNVREAHRRR; the protein is encoded by the coding sequence ATGGTAGGGGTGCAGAACCCGACCACCCTGGAGTTCCTGCTGGAACAGATCCGCGATCCCCTCAGCCCTTCGGACCGTGCGCTGATCGAGCGCGCCTATGCGCTGGCGGAGCGGGCCCACAGCTGCCAGACCCGCGCCTCCGGGGAACCCTATCTTTACCATTGCCTGGCCGTGGCAGGCATCCTGGCCGAGCTGCGGATGGACCCCCCGGTGATCGCGGCCGCCCTGCTGCACGATGTGGTGGAAGACACCGGGGTGACCCTGGAGGAGATCCGCCGCGAGTTCGGGGAGGAGGTCGCCCGCCTGGTCGATGGGGTCACCAAGCTGAAATACATCGACCGGCTGCGGGCCCAGCCGGAGGACGGGGAGGCCCGGCGCACGACGCGGGACGAGCAGAGCGCGGAGAACATCCGCAAGATCTTCTTCGCCATGGTCGAGGACCCCCGCGTGGTGCTGATCAAGCTGGCCGACCGCCTGCACAACATGCGCACCCTGGGAGCCTTGCCCCCGGAGAAGCAGAAGCGCATCGCCCGGGAGACCCTGGAGATCTATGCCCCCCTGGCCAACCGCCTGGGCATCTGGCAGCTGAAGTGGGAGCTGGAGGACCTGGCCTTCCGCTATCTGGAGCCGGAGAAATACCGGGAGATCGCCCGGGCCATCGATGAGCGCCGGGCAGAGCGGGAGCGCCACATCCAGCAGATCGTGGAGCGCATCAAGGCCCGCCTCGCCGAGGAGGGCATCCAGGCGGAGGTCACCGGCCGGGCCAAACACATCTACAGCATCTACCGCAAGATGCTCCGCAAGGGCGTCTCCTTCGATCAGGTCTATGACGTGCGGGCCGTGCGCATCATCGTGAACACCGTCCCGGAGTGCTATCAGGTCCTCGGCATCATCCACTCCATGTGGCGTCCCATCCCCAAGGAGTTCGATGATTACATCGCCAACCCCAAAGACAACTCCTACCGCAGCCTGCACACGGCGGTGATGTTGGAGGACGGCAAGACCCTCGAGGTGCAGATCCGCACCTGGGAGATGCACTGGGAGGCGGAATACGGCATCGCCGCCCACTGGCTCTACAAAGAGCAGGTCTCCAAACGGGACCTGGCCTTCGAGAAGAAGGTGGCATGGCTCCGCTCCCTCCTGGAGTGGCGGAACGAGGTCACCTCGGCGAAGGAGTTCGTCGAATCCCTTAAGACCGACGTCTTCGAGGATCGCATTTACGTCTTCACCCCGAAGGGGGACGTCATCGACCTGCCCCGGGGGAGCACGCCCATCGACTTCGCCTATCACATCCACACCGAGCTGGGGCACCGCTGCCGCGGCGCCCGGGTGAACGGCCGGTGGGTCCCCCTCAATTACGTCCTCCAGATGGGCGATCAGGTGGAGATCATCCCGGCCAAGCAGGGCGGCCCCAGCCGCGACTGGCTGGATCCGGCCAAGGGCTACGTGAAGACCTCGCGGGCCCGTCAGAAGATCCGCCAGTGGTTCAAACAGCAGGGCCGGGCGGAGAACATCGTCCACGGGCGGGAGATCCTGGCCCAGGAGATCCGGCGCCTGGGGGTGCCCTTCTCGGTGGATGAGGCGGCGCGCCGGCTTTACGCCGAGTTCGGCTACAAGGAGCCGGAGGACCTGCTGGCGGCCATCGGCTGGGGCGACGTCTCCCCGGAGCAGCTGGCCCCGCGCCTGATCCGGATGGAGGAGGAACGGCGTCGGGAGGAGCAGCGGGCCGCCCCGGAGCCCCAGGCTCCCTCGGAGCGTTACGACGCCTCCCGCCCAGTGCTGGTGGAGAACAACCCCCAGGGTCTTCTGATGCAGCTGGCCCGCTGTTGCAACCCGGTGCCCGGGGATGAGGTGATCGGCTACATCACCCGCAACCGCGGCATCACCATCCACCGCCGCAGCTGCCCCAACATCCTGAACGTGCGCACGCCGGAGCGTTTGATCGAGGTGCAGTTCCCCGCCGGGGAGAAGGGCTACCCGGTGGAGGTGGAGATCATCGCCATCGACCGCGTCGGCCTGCTCCACGAGATCAGCGGCGTCCTGAAGGACGAGCAGATCAACATCGCTCGCATCAGCGTGGACACCCGCAACGGCTTCGCGGTCTTCCAGGCCACCCTGGAGGTCCGCTCGGCGGCCCAGCTGCATCGCGCCCTGGCGCGGATCGAACAGATCCCCAACGTCCGCGAGGCCCACCGCCGACGGTGA
- a CDS encoding polysaccharide deacetylase family protein gives MFPKRIRSMRRRRPRPPIAGIALPGGLIVLILLSVQQTLALPSWGRPLQTSPTPTGTPTPERVPSSTPTLPPPTATPLPTRIPTPTGTPTPTPYPFFQEPLPPSDGTPRALRVPILMYHYISDPPPEADRLRMDLSVRPSQFEAHLQYLRQAGYETVSLSDLIFHLTQGKPLPPRPVVLTFDDGYRDAYEEAFPLLQRYGFRGTFFVLTGRADEGDPRYLSWEQIRRMSEAGMEIQLHGREHIPLNGRDEAFLFYHIIGGKQSIEAHTGRPVRFFAYPSSVYDETLIRFLEGYRFWGAVTTAYGADERLENRFLWPRIRIRGTDDVQRLAEKLRQIPRP, from the coding sequence ATGTTCCCGAAACGGATCCGCTCCATGCGCCGGCGGCGCCCGCGGCCTCCGATCGCCGGGATCGCCCTCCCGGGCGGGCTGATCGTGCTCATCCTCCTAAGCGTCCAGCAGACCCTGGCCCTGCCCTCCTGGGGAAGGCCCCTTCAGACCTCTCCAACCCCCACCGGGACCCCGACCCCGGAGCGCGTCCCCTCCTCGACGCCGACCCTCCCTCCGCCGACTGCAACGCCCCTTCCCACCCGGATTCCAACCCCGACCGGGACGCCGACGCCGACCCCCTATCCGTTTTTCCAGGAGCCGCTGCCGCCTTCCGACGGGACCCCGCGCGCCCTTCGGGTTCCCATCCTGATGTATCACTACATCTCCGACCCGCCTCCGGAGGCGGACCGCCTGCGCATGGATCTCTCCGTTCGGCCTTCTCAATTCGAAGCGCATCTGCAATATCTGCGTCAGGCCGGTTACGAGACAGTTTCCCTGAGCGACCTCATCTTCCATCTGACCCAGGGGAAGCCCCTGCCGCCGCGCCCCGTCGTGCTGACCTTCGATGACGGCTACCGGGATGCCTATGAGGAAGCCTTCCCTTTGCTGCAACGCTACGGCTTCCGAGGCACCTTCTTCGTGCTCACAGGGCGCGCCGATGAAGGGGATCCGCGCTATCTCTCCTGGGAGCAGATCCGCCGGATGAGCGAGGCCGGGATGGAGATCCAGCTCCATGGCCGGGAGCACATCCCGCTCAACGGGCGGGATGAGGCCTTCCTGTTCTATCACATCATCGGCGGCAAGCAATCCATCGAAGCCCACACTGGCCGGCCGGTGCGCTTCTTCGCCTATCCGTCCTCCGTTTACGATGAGACGTTGATCCGGTTCCTGGAGGGCTATCGGTTCTGGGGAGCGGTGACCACCGCCTACGGGGCCGACGAGCGTCTGGAGAACCGCTTCCTGTGGCCGCGGATCCGCATACGGGGCACCGACGATGTGCAACGGCTGGCCGAGAAGCTCCGCCAAATCCCCCGCCCATGA